CTgctgaggtacacacacacacacacacacaccagtattATTGGATGACATCTTCTCATTCCACAGTTGTACATCCAGTGGTGTGACGACGCCACGGCTGCAGAGGTGCGTATCTTCAACTCTAGGTtagaataaaaaatatgttAGTGATTATTACCTTTTtaatcacgtgtgtgtgtgtgtttctgtatgtgtgtgtgtgtgttctgtgtagATCTCGCGCCCCCGGTACAGCAGCCCGTACTCGTGGCCGCTCAGCAACATCCTGGCCTATCAGAAGCAGTGGGAGGTTCGCAGGAAGATGAACGCCGTCGGCTGGGGAGGGAAAACCCTGGAGCAGGTCAGATCGTCCTCACGCTCGCCCGGCCGctcttatttatgtttatagaCGACAGTACACAACACCTTTCTGTCCTCGTGTGATTCAGGTTTATGAGGATGTGAATCAGTGCTGCCAGGCTCTCTCCCAGCGGCTGGGAACACAGCCGTACTTCTTCAACAAACAgtctgtatctctgtgtttGAGTGTTTTAAGTCTTGTTTATCTTTGTCTTAGCAGCTTAATAACAGAACATGGCAGTGATGCAGATTGAGCTCTCTAGCTGATTTCAGTCCTTTAGCACCACCTTGTGGTGTAATACTGCAACGACTCCCTCACTCATCTGGAAGTGGAACTTCTTTCTGTAACTCAGGACAGTCAGTCAGTTAGACATTTAGTTATGTATATCAAATCAAGTGCTTTCTGCCGgccagccaccagggggcgaaaaGAGACTTGAGGCTGAACACACACTTTCTTCagtaacaatgtgtgtgtgtgtgtcaggcccaCGGAGCTGGACGCGCTGGTGTTCGGCCACCTCTTCACCATCCTGACCACCAGGCTGACCAGCACGGAGCTGGCGGAGCGGATCAAGAGCTACAGCAACCTGCTGTCCTTCTGCCGGCGCGTGGAGCAGACCTACTTCGAGGACAAGAGCTCCTGAAGGGGAACCGGACCGCTCACCACCTGTGTTGTCATCTGGTCCTGCTCTCATTCCCTCGCTGTAGCACTGAGAAGCTCAAACCGGCTTCTGCTCCCATTCGTGATTCTGATGGAACAGATgagaattaaatatatattaaagttcCTTAAAATCACAGGAAagctccttcacacacctctTTTGCTACTGGAAGCCTCCAAACCAGTTTCACATGTTATGTGCATTAAATCCAAAACTCTTCTGGAGAAGCTTCGACTTCATGACTATATTGTTGTTTGCCGTTAAGAGTCTGAGATATAGAATTCATTTTGCTTTTCCTGTGTAAAAAAAAGTGAGCAAGTTAACTTAAGGATTTGACTTCATCCTTCATTTTTCCActagtttctttctttcttttgaagtgcctacaaaataaaagactttaaaTTCAACAGTGAAATGTTTGGTTTCAATATGAAGCCTTTAGCTGAGCTCAGTCATTAATGTGGGAAACATATTAGAACTTATCTTTTATATTCCGAAATATTTTAATCGTCTCATTTC
This is a stretch of genomic DNA from Pseudoliparis swirei isolate HS2019 ecotype Mariana Trench unplaced genomic scaffold, NWPU_hadal_v1 hadal_179, whole genome shotgun sequence. It encodes these proteins:
- the mtx2 gene encoding metaxin-2, whose amino-acid sequence is MTLVAEAFVSQMAAAEPWPESATLYQPLKEDQILLSDCASSLAVQAYLRMCGLPVQVVCRANAEYMSPSGKIPFIHVGNQVVSELGPIVQFTKAKGNSLSDGLDDVQRAEMKAYMELVNNMLLTAELYIQWCDDATAAEISRPRYSSPYSWPLSNILAYQKQWEVRRKMNAVGWGGKTLEQVYEDVNQCCQALSQRLGTQPYFFNKQPTELDALVFGHLFTILTTRLTSTELAERIKSYSNLLSFCRRVEQTYFEDKSS